CTGCTCGGCCTCGATGTTGTAGCGCTTGACGACGTCGAACAGGATTGCCGCACTGTCGCGCAGCATCGCGACGAAGCGCTCGCCGGCCGCGCCATGTCTTTTGATGATGTCGTCGGGATCGGGGCGCGACAGCGTCGGGATCACCTGGCCATTATTGCGACCGGAGGCGCCCCAGCCCGGCTCGGCGGCCTCGACGATCGCGACGTCGACATTGGCCTCGCGCAGGTGCAGCGCGGTCGATAGACCCGTGAAGCCGCCGCCGATGATGACGACATCGGCCTGTTGCGCGCCGGTCAATTCGGGACAATCGGGGCCGGGTGGCGTCACTGCTGCCCAGAGCGAATTGGGCCAGCGTACGGCATTGCTGCTCATCATGATCCTTTCTTGCGGGCGCCCGATCATTCTGGTTAGCTTTATAGCGTTTTCGAGCGAAGGGGATACACCTTCGCGCCAAGAAAACGTCACAGCAAATTCCAGCCGGGAAGACAACAAGTGGCACTCAAGAACGTCATTGGAATCGATCACGCCGTGGTCATGGTGAAGGACCTCGACAAGGCCGCCGAGAATTACAAGCGGCTCGGCTTCACCGTGTCGCCGCGCGGCACCCACAGCGCGCATATGGGATCGGGCAACTACACCATCATGTTCGACCCCGACTACATGGAGTTGCTCGGCGTGCTGACGCCGACAGAGCACAATGCGCCGGCGCGCGCCTTTCTCGAGAAGCGCGGCGAAGGCATCGAACGCATCGCGTTCACCGCGTTGGATTCGGCGCTAGGCGCCGAGGAGACCCGCGCGCGCGGCTATCCGCCGATCGGCCCGACTGATTTCGAACGGCCGGTGACCTTGCCTGATGGCACCGTCTCGGCGGCGAAATTCCGCACCTTCCAGTGGCCGACCGCGGAAGCACCCGGCGGCGTCCGCATCTTCGCCTGCCAGCACAAGACCCGCGAGACGGTGTGGATTCCCGAACTGATGACCCACGCCAATGGGGCAAAGCGCCTCAAGCAGGCGCTGATCGTCTCGCCGGATCCCGCAAGCGATGCCGCGCATCTCTCCAGGATGATCGACATCGCCGTCAGGCGCGATCCCGACGGTGCGGTTGCGGTGCCGTCCGGCGGCGACCGCGCCGATTTCGTGTTCCTGACCCGGGATCAGCTCGGCAAACGCTATCCCGGCGTGTCGCTGGATGGCCTGCCTGAGCGCGGCGGCGCCGGCCTCGTGCTCGCCGCCGACCTCACCGCCACCGAGAAGGCTCTGGGCGCGACCGGTGTGAAGAGCGGTGGCGGCATCACCGTGCCGCCGGCCGCTGCGAACGGCACCCTGCTCGCTTTCGTCAAGGCATAGCCGCCATACCATGCGCGGCGTTATGCAACGGCGCCGCGCATGTGGGGGCTAGGCACGGAAAGTTGAGACGCTAGTATCTCTCCCAAACAAGAACCGTCCAGGGAGAGAAACATGTCGCATCACCTGATCTCGCGCCGGCAGATGCTGGCCGGCACGGCTGCCGCGGGCGCCGTCGGATTGACCGGATTTCCGGCCCGCGCCGAGGTCAACTGGAAGAAATACGCGGGCACCACGCTCGAAGTCAGCCTCGCCAAGGGACCGCGCGGCGACAACTTACAAAAATACATCAAGGAATTCACCGAGCTCACCGGTATCAAGGTCGAATCGGAGCAGGTCCCCGAGCAGCAGCAGCGCCAGAAATGCGTGATCGAGCTGTCCTCGGGCAAGCCGAGCTTCGACGTCGTGCACCTCAGCTATCACGTGCAGAAGCGGCAATTCGAGAAGGCCGGCTGGCTCGCCGACATGTCGGGCTATCTCAAGGATCCGAGCATGACGCTGCCGGATCTCGTTGAGAGCGATTTCTCCGCCGCCGGCCTGCAATATGCGCGCAACGACAAGGGCCAGATGCTGTCGCTGCCGTGGTCGGTCGACTATTTCATCCTCTACTACAACAAGGAGCTGTTCCAGAAGAAGGGCGTCGAGGTCCCGAAGACGCTGGACGAGATGGCGGTCGCCGCCGAGAAGCTCACCGATCCGAAGGAAGGCATCTACGGTTTCGTCGGCCGCGGCTTGCGCAACGCCAACATGGCGATGTGGACCAACTTCTATCTGAACTATGGCGGCGAATTCCTCGATGCGAAGGGCAACATCCTGACCGACGGCCCCGAGGCGGTCGAAGCCACAAAACTCTATCAGCGGCTGTTGACGAAATGCGCGCCGCCCGGCGTCGCCGGCTTCAACTGGATGGAGTCGATGGCCTCGTTCACGCAAGGCCGGTCGGCGATGTGGATCGACGCCGATGGCTGGGCGCCGCCGCTGGAAGACCCCAACGCCTCGCGCGTCGTCGGCAAGGTCGGCTACACGCTGGTGCCCGCCGGCCCCAAGGGCAAATTCTCGTCGACCTATGGCGACGGCGTCGGCATCGCCGCGGCAAGCAAGAACAAGGAAGCCGCGTACCTGCTCTGCCAATGGGTGGTCTCGCGGGGACAGGGCGCCCGCCTGCTGCAGGCCGGCGGCGGCGTGCCGTTCCGCAACTCCATCGTCGACGATGCCGAGGTCGCCAAGGGCGTCAAGACCAAGGAATGGCTGCAGTCGGTGGTCGATTCCGCCAAGATCTCGAAGCTCGGCCTGCCGGTCATCATCCCGGTCGCCGAGTTCCGCGACATCGTCGGTGCGGCGCTGACCGCGACGCTGTCGGGCGCCGATCCCGCCACCGAGCTGAAGAAGGCGCACGAGCAATTCCGCCCCATCCTGGAGCGTAGTGAAAAAGCGTGAGCGCGGTGACAGAAGCTTCGCCGGCGGCGACCGAAAACGAGCCGCCGGCGCGTGAATGGCGTCCGCCGTCCTACTGGCCATTCGTGATTCCGGCGCTCGTCGTGGTGCTGGCGGTGATCATCTTTCCCTGGGTGTTCACGATCTGGATGAGCCTGCAGGAATGGAAGGTCGGCTCGCCGACCGTCTTCGTCGGGCTCGCCAACTATTTGCGGCTGCCGACCGATCCGCGCTTCGTCGAGGCGGTCGGGCATACGCTGTCCTACACCGCGCTGTCGGTGCTGCTGCCGCTGGTGTTCGGCACGCTGGCGGCAGTGGTGTTTCACCAGAAATTCGCCGCGCGCGGCTTCCTGCGCGGCATCTTCATCATGCCGATGATGGCAACCCCGGTGGCGATCGCGCTGGTGTGGACCATGATGTTCCACCCGCAGCTTGGCGTGCTGAACTACCTGCTGTCGCTGGTCGGCCTGCCGCCGCAGCTCTGGGTGTTCAACCCGACAACGGTGATCCCATCGCTGGTGCTGGTCGAGACCTGGCAATGGACGCCGCTGGTGATGCTGATCGTGCTCGGCGGCCTCGCCGCGATCCCGACCGAGCCCTATGAGAGCGCGCAGATCGACGGCGCTAATTTCTGGCAGGTGTTCCGCTTCATCACGCTCCCCCTGATCATGCCGTTCCTGTTCATCGCCGGCATGATCCGGATGATCGACGCGGTGAAAAGCTTCGACATCATCTTCGCGATCACGCAAGGCGGGCCGGGCTCGGCGTCGGAGACCATCAACGTCTATCTCTACAGCGTCGCCTTTGTCTATTACGACCTCGGCTACGGCTCGGCGATCGCGGTGGTGTTCTTTCTGCTGATCGTGGCGCTGGCGGCGCTGCTGCTCTATCTGCGCAAGCGCCTGCTTTGGTCCTCAGAGCTCGGGGGCGAGGCATGAATCAGCGCTATATAGCCTTGAATCAGATTCTGGGCCGGATCGGGCTGTGGCTGTCGGTGTTCGTCATCGTCTCGCCGGCGATCCTGTTCTTCCTCTGGATGGCCTCGCTGTCGCTGAAATTCGAGATCGACAACGCCTCCTATCCGCCGGTGTTCATCCCGGAGCACTTCGCCTGGAAGAACTATGCCGACGTGTTCGCCTCCAACCGCTTCCTGACCTATTTTAGCAACAGCCTCGTCGTCACCGGCTGCGCCACGGCGCTCGCGATGCTGGTCGGCGTGCCTGCCGGTTACGGCATTGCGCGGATGGCCGCGCATAAATCGGCGATCGTGATCCTGATCGCGCGCATCACGCCGGGCCTGTCGTACCTGATCCCGCTGTTCCTGCTGTTTCAGTGGCTCGGCCTGCTCGGCACGCTGGTGCCGCAGATCATCATCCATCTGGTGGTGACGGTGCCGATCGTGATCTGGATCATGATCGGCTATTTCGAGACCACGCCGCTGGAGCTGGAGGAAGCCGCGCTGATCGACGGCGCCACGCGCTGGCAGGTGTTCCGCCATGTCGCGCTGCCGATCGCCAAGCCCGGGCTCGCGGTCGCCTTCATCCTCGCGGTGATCTTCTCCTGGAACAACTTCGTGTTCGGCATCGTGCTGGCCGGGCGCGAGACGCGCACGCTGCCGGTCGCGGTCTACAACATGATCTCGTTCGACCAGCTGAGCTGGGGCCCCCTCGCCGCCGCCGCGCTGATCGTGACGGCGCCGGTGTTGCTGCTCACCGTGCTGGCGCAGCGGCAGATCGTCGCCGGCCTCACCGCGGGCGCGGTGAAAGGCGGCTAGAGCTAGATGGAGCTATGAGGCCGTCGCAGGGGCGCTGCCAAAATATCGAAAACAACCCCATGCAAAGTAGCCGGCGATGGCCGACGTCCGACCTACGACTTGACACGTCGGGCAACTCAGGGATATTCTTCTAATATTCCGAAATTGTGCAAAAGTCCCCGCCCCAAGGCGATCGCATCATTCAGCCGCAATTCCCGCTTCGACCGGGCGCGGAACGACCTTGCGGGCACCGCGACGGCTGAAGCGGTGAAGCGCGAGGTAGACCACCGGCGTGGTGTAGAGCGTCAGGAATTGCGACACCAGCAGGCCACCGACGATCGCGTATCCGAGCGGTTGCCGGATCTCCGATCCGGTCCCGTGCCCGAGCGCAAGCGGAAGGGCACCGAGCAATGCTGCAAACGTCGTCATCATGATCGGGCGGAAGCGCTTCAATGCCGCTTCG
This Bradyrhizobium sp. CCBAU 53421 DNA region includes the following protein-coding sequences:
- a CDS encoding VOC family protein is translated as MALKNVIGIDHAVVMVKDLDKAAENYKRLGFTVSPRGTHSAHMGSGNYTIMFDPDYMELLGVLTPTEHNAPARAFLEKRGEGIERIAFTALDSALGAEETRARGYPPIGPTDFERPVTLPDGTVSAAKFRTFQWPTAEAPGGVRIFACQHKTRETVWIPELMTHANGAKRLKQALIVSPDPASDAAHLSRMIDIAVRRDPDGAVAVPSGGDRADFVFLTRDQLGKRYPGVSLDGLPERGGAGLVLAADLTATEKALGATGVKSGGGITVPPAAANGTLLAFVKA
- a CDS encoding sugar ABC transporter substrate-binding protein, with the protein product MSHHLISRRQMLAGTAAAGAVGLTGFPARAEVNWKKYAGTTLEVSLAKGPRGDNLQKYIKEFTELTGIKVESEQVPEQQQRQKCVIELSSGKPSFDVVHLSYHVQKRQFEKAGWLADMSGYLKDPSMTLPDLVESDFSAAGLQYARNDKGQMLSLPWSVDYFILYYNKELFQKKGVEVPKTLDEMAVAAEKLTDPKEGIYGFVGRGLRNANMAMWTNFYLNYGGEFLDAKGNILTDGPEAVEATKLYQRLLTKCAPPGVAGFNWMESMASFTQGRSAMWIDADGWAPPLEDPNASRVVGKVGYTLVPAGPKGKFSSTYGDGVGIAAASKNKEAAYLLCQWVVSRGQGARLLQAGGGVPFRNSIVDDAEVAKGVKTKEWLQSVVDSAKISKLGLPVIIPVAEFRDIVGAALTATLSGADPATELKKAHEQFRPILERSEKA
- a CDS encoding carbohydrate ABC transporter permease; this translates as MSAVTEASPAATENEPPAREWRPPSYWPFVIPALVVVLAVIIFPWVFTIWMSLQEWKVGSPTVFVGLANYLRLPTDPRFVEAVGHTLSYTALSVLLPLVFGTLAAVVFHQKFAARGFLRGIFIMPMMATPVAIALVWTMMFHPQLGVLNYLLSLVGLPPQLWVFNPTTVIPSLVLVETWQWTPLVMLIVLGGLAAIPTEPYESAQIDGANFWQVFRFITLPLIMPFLFIAGMIRMIDAVKSFDIIFAITQGGPGSASETINVYLYSVAFVYYDLGYGSAIAVVFFLLIVALAALLLYLRKRLLWSSELGGEA
- a CDS encoding carbohydrate ABC transporter permease, translated to MNQRYIALNQILGRIGLWLSVFVIVSPAILFFLWMASLSLKFEIDNASYPPVFIPEHFAWKNYADVFASNRFLTYFSNSLVVTGCATALAMLVGVPAGYGIARMAAHKSAIVILIARITPGLSYLIPLFLLFQWLGLLGTLVPQIIIHLVVTVPIVIWIMIGYFETTPLELEEAALIDGATRWQVFRHVALPIAKPGLAVAFILAVIFSWNNFVFGIVLAGRETRTLPVAVYNMISFDQLSWGPLAAAALIVTAPVLLLTVLAQRQIVAGLTAGAVKGG